From a region of the uncultured Desulfobacter sp. genome:
- a CDS encoding DUF4911 domain-containing protein: protein MQSLIKEYMVDKTKIGFIRFIFEAYEGLAVVTTLEPGTGHIRLAMPPDRQDEVNMVTQALKKDFYFEPR from the coding sequence ATGCAATCTCTTATAAAAGAATATATGGTGGATAAAACAAAAATCGGATTTATCCGTTTTATTTTTGAAGCCTATGAAGGTTTAGCCGTTGTCACAACATTGGAGCCTGGAACCGGCCATATTCGGCTTGCCATGCCCCCGGACCGGCAGGACGAAGTAAATATGGTCACGCAAGCGTTGAAAAAGGATTTTTATTTTGAGCCAAGATAA